A genome region from Deltaproteobacteria bacterium CG11_big_fil_rev_8_21_14_0_20_42_23 includes the following:
- the rsfS gene encoding ribosome silencing factor encodes MSSSELAQAIATVASDKKAENIVMLEIGKLSSISDYFVVCSGTSDRQVRSIADSIRKELRDKGEKTISIEGEDKGHWVLLDYGNVVVHVFHEEDRAFYQIESLWSDAEKTIFEEKKSVG; translated from the coding sequence ATGAGCTCGAGTGAATTGGCGCAAGCTATAGCAACGGTTGCCTCAGATAAAAAAGCAGAAAATATTGTGATGCTTGAAATTGGAAAGCTCAGTAGTATTTCAGACTATTTTGTAGTGTGCAGTGGAACTTCGGATAGACAAGTGCGTTCCATTGCAGACAGCATTAGAAAAGAACTCCGCGATAAAGGTGAAAAAACCATCAGCATCGAAGGCGAAGACAAAGGTCATTGGGTTTTGCTGGATTACGGAAATGTGGTCGTTCATGTTTTCCACGAAGAAGACAGGGCTTTCTATCAAATCGAAAGCCTTTGGAGCGATGCCGAAAAAACAATCTTCGAAGAGAAAAAAAGTGTGGGATGA